A single window of Providencia alcalifaciens DNA harbors:
- a CDS encoding GNAT family N-acetyltransferase, which translates to MIEFIEPEVDENSVVSLQKVTAENFSEICLLSHTLSEAQRSMVADNAYSMVEAQFSDCAWYRGIYADDVPVGFIMLHSGLDDDELEYDGIMLWRFMIAEPYQKLGFGREALIQVIRYLKKKGYPRLYNSCGEGEESPFEFYQKLGFIPTGGYIDDECELVLDIENWQDE; encoded by the coding sequence ATGATAGAGTTCATCGAGCCAGAAGTGGATGAAAATTCCGTTGTCTCCTTGCAGAAGGTAACAGCTGAAAACTTTTCGGAAATCTGTTTGCTGAGCCATACACTCAGTGAAGCACAACGTAGCATGGTGGCAGATAATGCCTATTCCATGGTTGAGGCGCAATTCTCTGACTGTGCTTGGTACCGAGGCATTTATGCGGATGATGTCCCGGTCGGATTCATTATGCTGCATTCTGGATTAGATGATGATGAGCTTGAATACGATGGCATTATGCTATGGCGATTTATGATAGCCGAGCCTTATCAAAAATTAGGATTTGGTCGTGAAGCATTAATTCAAGTGATCCGTTACTTGAAAAAGAAAGGTTACCCACGGCTGTATAATAGTTGCGGTGAAGGTGAAGAAAGCCCATTTGAGTTTTACCAGAAACTCGGCTTTATTCCGACAGGTGGCTATATCGATGATGAGTGTGAGCTTGTGCTGGATATTGAGAACTGGCAGGATGAGTAA
- the rdgC gene encoding recombination-associated protein RdgC — MWFKNILVYRLNRDLALSADDLERQLAPLAYTPCGSQDMMKTGWVPPMRGADALTHAANNQILICAKKEDKMLPSPVIKQALQEKIEKLEADQGRQLKKTEKASLKDEVVHDLLPRAFSKFSKTYIWIDTVNQLIIVDAASAKRAEDNLALLRKSLGSLPVVPLTFKDPIELTLTEWVRSGALPQGFAAMDEAELKAILEEGGIIRCKKQDLISDEIATHIEAGKLVTKLSLDWEERVQFMLSDDGSLKKLKFSEKLKEQNDDIPKEDFAQKFDADYILMTGELSALIARLIDVLGGEAEH, encoded by the coding sequence ATGTGGTTCAAGAATATATTGGTCTATCGCCTGAATCGGGATTTGGCACTCTCCGCGGATGATCTGGAAAGACAACTTGCGCCGCTAGCTTATACCCCTTGTGGAAGCCAAGACATGATGAAAACAGGCTGGGTTCCGCCAATGCGTGGCGCAGATGCACTCACCCATGCTGCAAATAACCAAATTCTTATTTGTGCCAAGAAAGAAGATAAGATGCTGCCATCCCCCGTGATTAAGCAAGCATTGCAAGAGAAAATTGAAAAATTAGAAGCTGACCAAGGTCGCCAACTGAAAAAAACTGAAAAAGCCTCGTTAAAAGACGAAGTGGTTCATGACTTACTTCCGCGCGCATTCAGTAAATTCAGCAAAACCTACATTTGGATTGATACCGTTAATCAGCTAATTATTGTCGATGCCGCTAGTGCTAAGCGTGCCGAAGATAATTTAGCGCTATTACGCAAAAGCTTAGGCTCGCTTCCTGTTGTTCCCCTGACCTTTAAAGACCCGATTGAATTAACGCTAACTGAATGGGTGCGTTCTGGCGCATTACCTCAAGGTTTTGCCGCTATGGATGAAGCGGAGCTAAAAGCAATTTTAGAAGAAGGCGGGATCATCCGTTGTAAGAAACAAGACTTAATTTCTGATGAAATTGCCACCCATATTGAAGCAGGCAAATTAGTCACTAAATTATCGTTAGATTGGGAAGAGCGCGTTCAGTTTATGCTGTCAGATGACGGCTCCCTGAAGAAATTGAAATTCAGTGAAAAACTAAAAGAGCAAAATGACGACATTCCTAAAGAAGATTTTGCTCAGAAATTTGATGCTGATTATATTCTGATGACAGGCGAACTCAGCGCCTTAATCGCTCGCTTAATTGATGTTCTTGGCGGTGAAGCCGAACATTAA
- the mak gene encoding fructokinase: MRIGIDLGGTKIEVVALDDGGNILFRQRIPTPRGDYQGTLDAIKHLVDEAEAATGQVGSVGLGIPGTLSPVTGKVKNANSTWLNGQPFDKDLAQCLGRPVKMANDANCLAVSEAVDGAGAGAKVVFAVIIGTGCGAGIAINGQVHSGGNGVAGEWGHNPLPWQDDQDRLFLADEKCYCGLSGCTEQFVSGTGFMADYKKLAGESKTGTEIVQLAQNGNKHAIKAFEHYQNRLAKALAQAVNMLDPDVIVLGGGMSNVDALYENLPKKIRQWVFGREFDTPIRKAEHGDSSGVRGAAWLCSEG, encoded by the coding sequence ATGAGGATAGGGATTGATTTAGGCGGTACAAAAATTGAAGTGGTCGCGCTGGATGATGGCGGTAATATTTTATTTCGTCAGCGTATACCAACGCCACGAGGTGATTACCAAGGCACTCTCGATGCAATCAAGCATTTAGTCGATGAGGCCGAAGCGGCAACGGGGCAAGTTGGGAGTGTGGGGTTAGGGATCCCCGGAACACTTTCCCCAGTGACGGGAAAAGTGAAAAATGCCAATTCTACGTGGTTAAACGGACAACCATTCGATAAAGACCTTGCTCAATGTTTAGGTCGCCCGGTGAAAATGGCGAATGATGCCAATTGTCTGGCAGTTTCAGAAGCCGTAGATGGCGCAGGTGCAGGCGCTAAAGTGGTATTTGCTGTGATCATCGGAACGGGCTGCGGCGCAGGGATCGCCATTAATGGACAAGTTCATTCTGGCGGAAATGGTGTAGCAGGTGAATGGGGACACAACCCTTTGCCATGGCAAGATGACCAAGACAGGCTATTTCTGGCTGACGAAAAATGTTATTGCGGACTGAGTGGCTGTACGGAGCAATTTGTTTCCGGTACAGGCTTTATGGCGGATTACAAAAAGCTGGCCGGAGAATCCAAAACAGGCACCGAAATTGTTCAATTGGCGCAAAATGGCAATAAACATGCGATAAAAGCCTTTGAACATTACCAAAATCGCCTAGCAAAAGCATTAGCACAAGCCGTCAACATGCTAGACCCAGACGTCATAGTGCTAGGGGGCGGAATGAGCAACGTCGATGCGCTCTATGAAAACCTGCCAAAAAAGATTCGCCAATGGGTGTTTGGTAGAGAGTTTGATACGCCAATTCGGAAGGCGGAGCATGGGGATTCGAGTGGGGTGCGGGGGGCGGCCTGGCTCTGCTCTGAGGGTTAA
- a CDS encoding bifunctional 2',3'-cyclic-nucleotide 2'-phosphodiesterase/3'-nucleotidase, translating to MKKALKLSSLALLVAFNANAATVDLRVMETSDVHSNLIDFDYYKDKPTEQFGLVRTATLIKAAKNEATNAILVDNGDLIQGSPLADYMANKGLKEGESHPAHSLMNTMGYTVGNFGNHEFNFGLDYLKQAIAGAKFPYVNANIVDAKTGENYFKPYIIVDTPVKDRDGKIHTIKVGYIGFVPPQIMIWDKPNLEGKVKVNDITETAKKFVPQMKKEGADLIVAIPHSGFSQEPYKAMAENSVYYLSEVPGINAIMFGHSHGVFPSKEFAEIKGVDVAKGTVNGIPAVMPGQWGDHLGVVDLVVNNDSGDWKVVEAQAHARPVYDKANKKALVERDESLVKIIQEQHQGTRDFVGKLIGKASENMYSYLALVQSDPTVQIVNDAQMDYTRNFIQGDPDLADLPVLAAAAPFKAGGRKNAPSEFVEVEKGDLTFRNAADLYLYPNTLVVVKATGADVVEWLECSAGMFNQIDAQSTKPQSLINWDGFRTYNFDTISGVNYQIDLTQPAKYDTDCQVVNKDANRIKNVTYQGKPIDPKAAFLIATNNYRGYGGKFAGTGDAHIAFASPDENRAILAAYIAKVSKEKGEVVSKADNNWSFTPIKTDKKLDVRFETSPSEKAAEFIQQHAQYPMKKVGTDDIGFAIYQVDLTAK from the coding sequence GTGAAAAAGGCTCTAAAACTTTCATCTTTGGCACTGCTGGTGGCATTTAATGCCAACGCTGCCACGGTTGACTTGCGTGTCATGGAAACATCCGATGTACACAGCAACCTCATTGACTTCGACTACTACAAAGACAAGCCTACCGAACAATTTGGTCTGGTACGTACTGCGACATTAATCAAAGCTGCTAAAAATGAAGCCACCAACGCTATCCTCGTGGATAACGGCGACTTAATTCAAGGTAGCCCACTGGCTGACTATATGGCCAACAAAGGCTTAAAAGAGGGGGAATCTCACCCTGCTCATAGCCTAATGAACACCATGGGTTACACCGTCGGTAACTTTGGTAACCACGAGTTCAACTTTGGTTTAGATTACCTGAAACAAGCCATTGCAGGCGCGAAATTCCCTTACGTCAACGCCAATATCGTTGATGCTAAAACCGGTGAAAACTACTTCAAACCGTACATCATTGTTGATACGCCGGTAAAAGACCGTGATGGCAAAATACATACCATTAAAGTCGGTTATATCGGTTTTGTGCCGCCACAAATCATGATTTGGGATAAACCAAACTTAGAAGGCAAAGTGAAGGTGAATGACATCACTGAAACCGCTAAAAAGTTTGTACCACAAATGAAAAAAGAGGGCGCTGACCTGATTGTGGCAATTCCTCACTCAGGATTCTCACAAGAGCCATACAAAGCGATGGCAGAAAACTCTGTGTACTATCTCAGCGAAGTACCGGGCATTAACGCCATTATGTTTGGTCACTCTCACGGTGTGTTCCCAAGTAAAGAATTTGCCGAGATTAAAGGCGTCGATGTGGCAAAAGGCACAGTTAACGGTATTCCAGCCGTTATGCCAGGACAGTGGGGTGATCATTTAGGTGTGGTCGATTTGGTGGTTAACAATGATAGCGGCGATTGGAAAGTGGTTGAAGCTCAAGCCCATGCCCGCCCTGTTTATGATAAAGCCAACAAGAAAGCACTGGTTGAGCGCGATGAATCACTCGTGAAAATCATCCAAGAGCAGCATCAAGGTACTCGTGATTTCGTGGGTAAACTGATTGGTAAAGCCTCTGAAAACATGTACAGCTACTTGGCATTAGTTCAAAGCGATCCAACGGTTCAGATTGTGAATGATGCTCAGATGGATTACACCCGTAACTTTATCCAAGGCGACCCAGACTTAGCTGACTTACCAGTATTAGCGGCAGCAGCACCATTCAAAGCAGGTGGACGTAAAAATGCGCCTTCTGAGTTTGTTGAAGTGGAAAAAGGGGATTTAACCTTCCGTAATGCTGCTGATTTATATCTCTATCCAAATACTTTAGTGGTTGTGAAGGCAACAGGTGCGGATGTGGTTGAGTGGTTAGAGTGCTCTGCGGGCATGTTCAACCAAATTGATGCGCAGTCAACTAAGCCACAAAGCCTGATCAACTGGGATGGTTTTAGAACCTATAACTTTGACACCATTAGCGGTGTAAATTACCAGATTGACCTGACTCAGCCAGCTAAATATGACACTGATTGCCAAGTGGTCAATAAAGATGCAAATCGTATCAAAAATGTGACTTACCAAGGCAAACCAATCGATCCTAAAGCGGCGTTCTTAATCGCGACCAATAACTATCGTGGTTACGGCGGTAAATTTGCTGGTACTGGTGATGCGCATATTGCGTTTGCTTCGCCAGATGAAAACCGTGCAATTTTAGCGGCTTATATCGCTAAAGTATCTAAAGAAAAAGGCGAAGTGGTTTCGAAGGCTGATAATAACTGGTCCTTCACGCCAATTAAAACCGATAAAAAACTCGATGTACGTTTTGAAACTTCACCAAGTGAAAAAGCCGCCGAGTTTATTCAGCAACATGCTCAATATCCAATGAAAAAAGTGGGTACTGACGATATTGGTTTTGCTATTTACCAAGTTGATTTAACCGCTAAGTAA
- a CDS encoding nitroreductase family protein, translating into MSNAFIEMIKNRRTIYNLGDSLPISEEKVAELIKEAVKHSPSAFNSQTSRIVVLFGAEHKKLWNITKEALRAIVPEAAFAGTEQKINSFAAGAGTVLFFEDKNVVTGLQEQFPLYADNFPIWSEQASGMAQLAVWTTLSQENVGASLQHYNPLIDNQVQQEWNIPANWILRAQMVFGSIEQPAGDKDFMDDDVRFKVFK; encoded by the coding sequence ATGTCTAACGCATTTATCGAAATGATTAAAAATCGTCGCACTATTTATAACTTAGGCGATTCATTACCAATCTCGGAAGAGAAAGTGGCTGAGCTTATCAAAGAAGCGGTTAAGCACTCCCCATCAGCATTTAACTCACAAACTTCACGTATTGTGGTGTTATTTGGTGCAGAACATAAAAAACTGTGGAATATCACCAAAGAAGCGTTACGCGCTATCGTACCAGAAGCGGCATTTGCGGGAACTGAGCAAAAAATTAATAGCTTTGCAGCAGGTGCAGGTACCGTTCTTTTCTTTGAAGATAAAAACGTAGTGACTGGCTTACAAGAGCAATTCCCACTCTATGCAGATAACTTCCCTATCTGGTCAGAACAAGCGAGCGGTATGGCGCAGCTGGCAGTATGGACAACATTATCTCAGGAAAATGTGGGTGCATCATTACAGCACTACAACCCATTAATTGATAATCAAGTTCAACAAGAGTGGAATATCCCAGCGAATTGGATTTTACGCGCTCAAATGGTATTTGGTTCAATTGAGCAACCAGCTGGTGATAAAGACTTTATGGACGACGACGTTCGTTTCAAAGTATTCAAATAA